The proteins below come from a single Streptomyces spongiicola genomic window:
- a CDS encoding ATP-binding protein, translating to MFVQRFSATRRGARLARRLATHHLDLWHLPYGGTASDTVALVVAELAANAALHGRVPGRDFELRLGYDRSAGVVRVEVSDTHPGRPGLCGTAAPGPADAEGGRGLLVVAAVAARWGVDDRQGPGKTVWAECAVPVPGDPRQACPVRA from the coding sequence GTGTTCGTGCAGCGCTTCTCCGCCACGCGCCGTGGGGCCCGTCTCGCCCGCCGGCTCGCCACGCACCACCTGGACCTGTGGCACCTGCCGTACGGCGGTACCGCGTCCGACACCGTCGCCCTCGTCGTCGCCGAACTCGCGGCCAACGCGGCCCTGCACGGCCGCGTCCCCGGGCGCGACTTCGAACTGCGGCTCGGCTACGACCGCTCGGCCGGCGTCGTCCGCGTCGAGGTGTCCGACACCCACCCCGGGCGGCCCGGGCTCTGCGGGACGGCGGCTCCGGGGCCCGCGGATGCGGAAGGCGGCCGAGGACTGCTCGTGGTCGCGGCCGTCGCCGCGCGCTGGGGCGTCGACGACCGGCAGGGGCCGGGCAAGACGGTGTGGGCGGAGTGCGCGGTCCCCGTACCGGGTGATCCGCGTCAGGCATGCCCGGTCCGGGCCTAG
- the fabI gene encoding enoyl-ACP reductase FabI, protein MSGILAGKRILITGVLMESSIAFHAAKLAQEQGAEIILTAFPRPTLTERIARKLPEPTRVVELDVTDDEHLGRLEEIVRAELGGLDGVVHSIGFAPQDALGGNFLNTPFESVSTAMHVSAFSLKSLTMACLPLFPHEGGSVVGLTFDAQFAWPQYDWMGPAKAALEATSRYMARDLGKQNVRCNLISAGPIGSMAAKSIPGFTELADVWNHRSPLEWDMADPEPAGRGIVALLSDWFPKTTGEIIHVDGGVHMMGA, encoded by the coding sequence ATGAGTGGAATCCTCGCCGGCAAGCGCATCCTCATCACCGGTGTGCTGATGGAGTCCTCCATCGCCTTCCACGCCGCGAAGCTGGCCCAGGAGCAGGGTGCGGAGATCATCCTGACCGCGTTCCCCCGGCCCACGCTGACCGAGCGCATCGCCAGGAAGCTTCCCGAGCCGACCAGGGTCGTCGAGCTCGACGTCACCGACGACGAGCACCTGGGGCGGCTGGAGGAGATCGTCCGGGCAGAGCTCGGCGGGCTGGACGGCGTCGTCCACTCCATCGGCTTCGCCCCGCAGGACGCCCTCGGCGGCAACTTCCTGAACACCCCGTTCGAGTCCGTCTCGACCGCGATGCACGTCTCGGCGTTCTCGCTGAAGTCGCTGACCATGGCCTGCCTGCCGCTGTTCCCGCACGAGGGCGGTTCGGTGGTCGGTCTGACCTTCGACGCCCAGTTCGCCTGGCCGCAGTACGACTGGATGGGCCCGGCCAAGGCGGCGCTGGAGGCCACCAGCCGCTACATGGCGCGCGACCTCGGCAAGCAGAACGTCCGCTGCAACCTGATCTCCGCAGGACCGATCGGCTCCATGGCCGCCAAGTCCATCCCGGGCTTCACCGAACTGGCGGACGTCTGGAACCACCGCTCCCCGCTGGAGTGGGACATGGCCGACCCGGAGCCGGCCGGCCGCGGCATCGTCGCGCTGCTGTCCGACTGGTTCCCGAAGACCACGGGCGAGATCATCCATGTCGACGGTGGCGTGCACATGATGGGCGCGTAA
- the fabG gene encoding 3-oxoacyl-[acyl-carrier-protein] reductase, giving the protein MSRSVLVTGGNRGIGLAIARAFAEAGDKVAITYRSGEPPAELTELGFLPVRCDITDAEQVEQAYKEIEEKHGPVEVLVANAGVTRDQLLMRMSEEDFVSVLDTNLTGAFRVVKRANRGMLRAKKGRVVLISSVVGLLGSAGQANYAASKAGLVGFARSLARELGSRNITFNVVAPGFVDTDMTKVLSDEQRAGIVSQVPLGRYAQPEEIAAAVRFLASDDASYITGAVIPVDGGLGMGH; this is encoded by the coding sequence TTGAGCCGCTCGGTTCTCGTCACCGGAGGAAACCGGGGCATCGGCCTCGCCATCGCCCGTGCTTTCGCCGAGGCCGGAGACAAGGTCGCGATCACGTACCGGTCCGGCGAGCCGCCGGCGGAGCTCACCGAGCTGGGCTTCCTGCCCGTCCGCTGCGACATCACCGACGCCGAACAGGTGGAGCAGGCCTACAAGGAGATCGAGGAGAAGCACGGCCCCGTGGAGGTGCTCGTCGCGAACGCCGGCGTCACCCGGGACCAGCTGCTGATGCGGATGTCCGAGGAGGACTTCGTCTCCGTCCTCGACACCAACCTCACCGGCGCGTTCCGTGTCGTGAAGCGCGCCAACCGCGGCATGCTGCGGGCCAAGAAGGGCCGCGTCGTGCTGATCTCCTCCGTGGTCGGGCTGCTCGGCTCGGCCGGCCAGGCCAACTACGCCGCCTCCAAGGCCGGACTGGTGGGCTTCGCCCGGTCCCTCGCCCGGGAGCTCGGCTCGCGGAACATCACCTTCAACGTCGTCGCGCCCGGCTTCGTCGACACCGACATGACCAAGGTGCTCAGCGACGAGCAGCGTGCGGGCATCGTCTCGCAGGTCCCGCTCGGCCGTTACGCGCAGCCGGAGGAGATCGCCGCCGCCGTGCGGTTCCTCGCCTCCGACGACGCCTCGTACATCACTGGAGCCGTCATCCCGGTTGACGGCGGATTGGGCATGGGTCACTGA